Proteins from a genomic interval of Kitasatospora kifunensis:
- a CDS encoding DedA family protein codes for MGSAALLTSSWFCVLAVLAVLGDAFLPFLPSGTLVILAVLKTERIAGAPLILAGAVALSSFLGDVALLALARRGAPFLRRRLAKRPKLATSVRKVQHSLDGRTNRTAAAVVIVARFVPGGRTVLDLAIGHSPAPSHRFLRWSALAALVWAGYIVTLGWLNSHWFNTTWLSLAVSCAAATSISAAVARLVRRHRRLAAALPVDPA; via the coding sequence TTGGGAAGCGCGGCGCTCCTGACGTCGTCCTGGTTCTGCGTGCTGGCAGTGCTGGCGGTCCTCGGCGACGCCTTCCTGCCTTTTCTGCCCAGCGGCACCCTGGTGATCCTGGCCGTCCTGAAGACCGAACGGATAGCCGGCGCACCGCTGATCCTGGCCGGCGCCGTCGCGCTCTCCTCCTTCCTCGGCGACGTGGCCCTGCTCGCCCTGGCCCGGCGGGGCGCGCCCTTCCTGCGCCGCCGGCTGGCCAAGCGCCCCAAACTGGCCACCAGCGTCCGCAAGGTGCAGCACTCGCTGGACGGGCGGACCAATCGGACCGCCGCCGCCGTGGTGATCGTGGCGCGCTTCGTGCCGGGCGGCCGCACCGTGCTGGACCTGGCGATCGGACACTCGCCGGCACCCTCGCACCGCTTCCTGCGGTGGTCGGCGCTGGCCGCGCTGGTCTGGGCCGGCTACATCGTGACCCTGGGCTGGCTGAACAGCCACTGGTTCAACACCACTTGGCTGAGCCTGGCGGTCTCCTGCGCGGCCGCGACCTCGATCAGCGCGGCCGTCGCCCGGCTGGTGCGCCGGCACCGGCGACTGGCCGCCGCGCTGCCCGTCGACCCGGCCTGA
- a CDS encoding multidrug effflux MFS transporter, whose amino-acid sequence MPDSRRVPTASPPISTPATASTVRSVGLLLTLVLGSLSALAPLSMDMYLPSLPGITTGLHTSDALVQLTLTACLVGLALGQLVAGPLSDTLGRRRPLLVGMVLYVLSTACCALAVDVRVLIGCRVVQGLSGAAGIVISRAVVRDLFDGLAAARFASSLMLVSGSAPLLAPILGGQLLRITSWRGVFGVLAVLGVVILVTSALLVHETLPPARRRSGGLRDTLRTMRALLADRLFSAYLLTVSFGYGALFAFIAGSPYVVQEVYHGSAQRYSLLFALVEAGLVGLSQLTGRRLLGRLPSHRIQLGGAVLLALSGLALVLMAATHRGGLAAITVGLFLMAAGLGVLSPPSSALALQRAPHAAGTASALLGTMQFLTGAIAPALVGLGGHDSALPMTTVILGMGVAALASFVLLARPWQAVPDPLRG is encoded by the coding sequence ATGCCTGACAGCCGCCGCGTCCCCACCGCCTCGCCGCCCATCAGCACCCCGGCCACCGCCAGTACCGTCCGCTCGGTCGGCCTGCTGCTGACCCTGGTGCTGGGATCGCTCAGCGCGCTGGCGCCGCTCTCGATGGACATGTACCTCCCCTCGCTGCCCGGCATCACCACGGGCCTGCACACCTCGGACGCACTGGTCCAACTGACCCTGACGGCCTGCCTGGTCGGCCTCGCGCTCGGCCAGCTGGTGGCGGGTCCGCTCAGCGACACGCTCGGCCGGCGCCGTCCGCTGCTGGTGGGCATGGTCCTGTACGTGCTCTCCACCGCCTGCTGCGCGCTGGCGGTGGACGTGCGGGTGCTGATCGGCTGCCGAGTGGTGCAGGGCCTGTCGGGCGCGGCCGGGATCGTGATCTCGCGGGCCGTGGTGCGCGACCTGTTCGACGGCCTGGCCGCCGCCCGGTTCGCCTCCTCGCTGATGCTGGTCTCCGGTTCGGCACCGCTGCTGGCGCCGATCCTCGGCGGGCAGTTGCTGCGCATCACCTCCTGGCGCGGGGTGTTCGGGGTACTGGCGGTGCTGGGTGTGGTGATCCTGGTCACCTCCGCGCTGCTGGTCCACGAGACGCTGCCACCCGCACGGCGGCGCAGCGGCGGGCTGCGGGACACCCTGCGGACCATGCGCGCCCTGCTGGCCGACCGGCTGTTCAGCGCCTACCTGCTGACGGTCTCCTTCGGCTACGGCGCGCTGTTCGCCTTCATCGCCGGCTCGCCGTACGTGGTGCAGGAGGTCTACCACGGCTCGGCCCAGCGCTACAGCCTGCTCTTCGCGCTGGTCGAGGCCGGGCTGGTGGGCCTGTCCCAGCTGACCGGCCGTCGGCTGCTGGGGCGGCTGCCCTCGCACCGGATCCAGTTGGGCGGCGCCGTGCTGCTCGCACTGTCCGGGCTGGCGCTGGTGCTGATGGCGGCCACCCACCGCGGCGGGCTGGCCGCCATCACCGTGGGGCTCTTCCTGATGGCGGCCGGGCTCGGCGTGCTCTCGCCGCCGAGCTCGGCGCTGGCCCTGCAACGCGCTCCGCACGCGGCCGGCACCGCCTCCGCCCTGCTGGGCACCATGCAGTTCCTGACCGGAGCGATCGCACCGGCCCTGGTCGGGCTCGGCGGGCACGACAGCGCGCTGCCGATGACGACGGTGATCCTCGGCATGGGGGTGGCGGCGCTGGCCTCCTTCGTGCTGCTGGCCCGGCCCTGGCAGGCGGTGCCCGACCCGCTGCGCGGCTGA
- a CDS encoding LLM class flavin-dependent oxidoreductase, protein MTGEDQRQTRQDIRGVARGTAPAPLSILDLAPVGVGYTAAQALSATTELARGAERWGYHRFWVAEHHGMPGVASSTPAVLIAHLGAHTSTLRLGSGGVMLPNHAPLAIAEQFGLLEALHPGRIDLGLGRAPGTDQATARALRRGEHEDPDDFPRRLSELTHFLDGDFPAGHPYARLSAVPNGPQRPPIWLLGSSGFSAQLAGRLGLPFAFAHHFSAENTVPALELYRSSFRASEVLAEPYALIGVSAVAVPEGGRQAARRLAASAGLGMLRLRRGMPGPIPTPEEAAAYPYSPAEADFLDNWLGNVVLGAPGEVAEGLEELRKRTGADELMVTSHVHGHHARLLSYELIAEAYGLTADQGAERS, encoded by the coding sequence ATGACCGGCGAGGACCAGCGGCAGACCAGGCAGGACATCCGGGGCGTCGCGCGCGGCACCGCCCCCGCCCCGCTCTCCATCCTCGACCTGGCCCCCGTGGGCGTCGGCTACACCGCCGCCCAGGCGCTGAGCGCCACCACCGAGCTGGCCCGCGGCGCCGAGCGCTGGGGCTACCACCGCTTCTGGGTCGCCGAGCACCACGGCATGCCCGGGGTGGCCAGCTCCACCCCCGCCGTGCTGATCGCCCACCTCGGCGCGCACACCAGCACGCTGCGGCTCGGCTCGGGCGGTGTGATGCTGCCCAACCACGCGCCGCTCGCCATCGCCGAGCAGTTCGGCCTGCTGGAGGCGCTGCACCCGGGGCGGATCGACCTGGGCCTGGGCCGCGCCCCGGGCACCGACCAGGCCACCGCCCGGGCGCTGCGCCGTGGCGAGCACGAGGACCCGGACGACTTCCCGCGCCGACTGTCCGAGCTGACCCACTTCCTGGACGGCGACTTCCCCGCCGGGCACCCCTACGCCCGGCTCAGCGCCGTGCCGAACGGCCCGCAGCGCCCGCCGATCTGGCTGCTCGGCTCCTCCGGTTTCAGCGCCCAGCTGGCCGGGCGGCTGGGCCTGCCGTTCGCCTTCGCGCACCACTTCAGCGCGGAGAACACGGTGCCCGCCCTTGAGCTGTACCGCAGCAGCTTCCGCGCCTCCGAGGTGCTGGCCGAGCCGTACGCGCTGATCGGTGTCAGCGCGGTGGCCGTGCCCGAGGGCGGGCGGCAGGCCGCACGCCGGCTGGCCGCCTCGGCCGGGCTCGGCATGCTGCGGCTGCGCCGGGGCATGCCCGGCCCGATCCCCACCCCGGAGGAGGCCGCGGCCTACCCCTACAGCCCCGCCGAGGCCGACTTCCTGGACAACTGGCTCGGCAACGTGGTGCTGGGCGCCCCGGGCGAGGTGGCCGAGGGCCTTGAGGAGCTGCGCAAGCGCACCGGCGCCGACGAGCTGATGGTCACCTCGCACGTGCACGGCCACCACGCGCGGCTGCTCTCCTACGAGTTGATCGCCGAGGCCTACGGGCTGACGGCGGATCAGGGAGCCGAACGCTCTTAA
- a CDS encoding putative bifunctional diguanylate cyclase/phosphodiesterase, which translates to MRGRNEGADAHRNGVRPDTLLPITEPPPTRLQLPLCCPNCSAPLELAGPVGLPTSNGQSGNSRQAEPPVTATDELVAALRASESRFRAAFADAGIGMLLIDTDDLVIEANPAFAAMLGREVGELVRMHLHEIIDPEDTPRRLYLELVHGKRDRLRVEKQLKHREGREVWSTVTISLIRDAQGQPFYTLAMFEDITERRRLGDRLAYQALHDPLTRLPNRTYFFERLNAACQLDPQRPGDGGGRRVGVCYVDLDGFAAINDTLGHHIGDQLLSAVARRLERRFVTGEGLLVARLGGDEFAVLVADSEGSEQLTGLAAQLLTLLERPFEVAGHRLAVTASVGVVERPVQGTNPTDLVKDADATLYWSKSDGRARWTLYDRDRGAHQLTRRLLTTALRPALERGEFTVEYQPLVGLADGTVHGAEALVRWRHPRFGTLSPDRFIPLAEESGAIVPLGKWVLEESCRQARGWLAEFPDTEAFVSVNLAARQVWDSDVVADVAQVLQRTGLPARLLQLELTESAVLGPSGRPLQALQALADMGVRIAIDDFGTGYSNLAYLSRLPVHALKLDGTFIEGFRDPAPVGRPDLRSRRSEADEQIVGAMVRLAHDLGLTVTAEGIENAAQAERLRLTGCDTAQGWYFARPGEAALVAGILREGRIHLPGSDHPALQP; encoded by the coding sequence GTGCGAGGCCGGAACGAGGGGGCCGACGCACACCGCAACGGCGTGCGTCCCGACACGCTGCTCCCCATCACCGAGCCACCGCCGACCCGGCTCCAGTTGCCCCTCTGCTGCCCCAACTGCTCGGCCCCGCTGGAGCTGGCCGGACCAGTCGGCCTCCCGACGTCCAACGGCCAGTCGGGCAACAGCAGGCAGGCCGAGCCCCCGGTGACCGCCACCGACGAGCTGGTGGCCGCGCTGCGGGCCAGCGAGTCCCGCTTCCGGGCCGCCTTCGCCGACGCGGGCATCGGCATGCTGCTGATCGACACCGACGACCTGGTGATCGAGGCCAACCCCGCCTTCGCCGCGATGCTCGGCCGCGAGGTCGGCGAGCTGGTCCGGATGCACCTGCACGAGATCATCGACCCCGAGGACACCCCGCGCCGGCTCTACCTCGAGCTGGTGCACGGCAAGCGCGACCGGCTGCGGGTGGAGAAGCAGCTCAAGCACCGCGAGGGGCGCGAGGTCTGGAGTACCGTCACCATCTCGCTGATCCGCGACGCCCAGGGCCAACCCTTCTACACCCTGGCGATGTTCGAGGACATCACCGAGCGGCGCCGGCTCGGCGACCGGCTCGCCTACCAGGCGCTGCACGACCCGCTGACCAGGCTGCCCAACCGCACCTACTTCTTCGAGCGGCTGAACGCGGCCTGTCAGCTGGACCCGCAGCGCCCCGGCGACGGCGGCGGCCGCCGGGTCGGCGTCTGCTACGTCGACCTGGACGGCTTCGCCGCGATCAACGACACCCTCGGCCACCACATCGGCGACCAGCTGCTGAGCGCCGTCGCGCGCCGCCTGGAGCGGCGCTTCGTCACCGGCGAGGGGCTGCTGGTGGCGCGCCTGGGCGGCGACGAGTTCGCCGTGCTGGTCGCCGACAGCGAGGGCAGCGAGCAGCTGACCGGGCTCGCCGCCCAGCTGCTCACCCTGCTGGAGCGGCCCTTCGAGGTGGCCGGGCACCGACTCGCGGTCACCGCCAGCGTCGGGGTGGTCGAGCGCCCGGTGCAGGGCACCAACCCGACCGACCTGGTGAAGGACGCCGACGCCACGCTCTACTGGTCCAAGTCCGACGGCCGGGCCCGCTGGACCCTCTACGATCGCGACCGCGGCGCCCACCAGCTGACCCGCCGACTGCTCACCACCGCACTGCGCCCGGCCCTGGAGCGCGGCGAGTTCACCGTCGAGTACCAGCCGCTGGTGGGCCTGGCGGACGGCACCGTGCACGGCGCCGAGGCGCTGGTGCGCTGGCGCCACCCCCGGTTCGGCACCCTGTCACCGGACCGGTTCATCCCGCTGGCCGAGGAGTCGGGGGCGATCGTGCCGCTCGGCAAGTGGGTGCTGGAGGAGTCCTGCCGGCAGGCGCGCGGCTGGCTGGCGGAGTTCCCCGACACCGAGGCCTTCGTCAGCGTCAACCTGGCCGCCCGCCAGGTCTGGGACTCCGACGTGGTGGCGGACGTCGCGCAGGTGCTGCAGCGCACCGGACTGCCGGCCAGGCTGCTCCAGCTGGAGCTGACCGAGAGCGCCGTGCTCGGCCCCAGCGGCCGTCCGCTGCAGGCCCTGCAGGCGCTGGCCGACATGGGCGTACGGATCGCCATCGACGACTTCGGCACCGGCTACTCCAACCTCGCCTACCTCTCCCGGCTGCCGGTGCACGCGTTGAAACTGGACGGCACCTTCATCGAGGGCTTCCGCGACCCGGCCCCGGTCGGCCGCCCCGACCTGCGCTCGCGGCGCAGCGAGGCGGACGAGCAGATCGTGGGCGCGATGGTGCGGCTCGCCCACGACCTGGGCCTGACCGTGACGGCCGAGGGGATCGAGAACGCGGCCCAGGCGGAGCGGCTGCGGCTGACCGGGTGTGACACGGCGCAGGGCTGGTACTTCGCCCGGCCCGGCGAGGCCGCGCTGGTCGCCGGGATACTGCGCGAGGGGCGGATCCACCTGCCCGGCTCCGACCACCCCGCGCTGCAGCCCTGA
- a CDS encoding OsmC family protein translates to MATVRTARTAWQGNLLNGSGEVTFASSGIGQFPVSWPARSEEPNGKTSPEELIAGAHSSCFSMALSHGLAGAGTPPTKLDVQADVTFQPGTGITGIHLSVVGEVPGLDEAGFVKAAEDAKANCPVSQALAGTTITLSAKLA, encoded by the coding sequence GTGGCAACTGTTCGCACCGCTCGCACCGCATGGCAGGGCAACCTTCTCAACGGCAGCGGCGAGGTGACCTTCGCCTCCTCCGGAATCGGGCAGTTCCCGGTCTCCTGGCCGGCCCGCTCCGAGGAGCCGAACGGCAAGACCAGCCCCGAGGAGCTCATCGCGGGCGCGCACTCGTCCTGCTTCTCGATGGCGCTCTCGCACGGCCTGGCCGGCGCCGGCACCCCGCCCACCAAGCTCGACGTGCAGGCGGACGTCACCTTCCAGCCGGGCACCGGTATCACCGGGATCCACCTGTCCGTGGTCGGCGAGGTGCCTGGCCTGGACGAGGCCGGCTTCGTCAAGGCCGCCGAGGACGCCAAGGCCAACTGCCCGGTGAGCCAGGCGCTGGCGGGCACCACCATCACGCTCAGCGCGAAGCTGGCCTAA
- a CDS encoding VOC family protein, which yields MPVRDSYPDGAPCWTDLTCADPLDAQDFYGPILGWEFQQLGAEYNGYTMCLLAGRPAAALLPPPAGAEQLPWCWNVYLATRELDAVYDRVTRAGGTAVFGPHQVPGAGRLAFAYDPAGAAFGLWQPGGHQGAAIYGEPGAMCWHDLTTPEADPADAFYAELFPYQQKQLGDGRAFDYTAWSVPGSAGQPICGRRRAQVPQPYWSAYFAVPAADHAAEQVVRLGGQLLGEPFDSPYGRMVPCTDPGGARVTFCQLP from the coding sequence ATGCCCGTGCGCGACTCCTACCCCGACGGCGCCCCCTGCTGGACCGACCTGACCTGCGCCGACCCACTCGACGCCCAGGACTTCTACGGCCCGATCCTGGGCTGGGAGTTCCAGCAGCTCGGGGCCGAGTACAACGGCTACACCATGTGCCTGCTCGCCGGCCGCCCCGCCGCCGCGCTGCTGCCGCCGCCGGCCGGCGCCGAGCAACTGCCCTGGTGCTGGAACGTCTACCTGGCCACCCGCGAGCTGGACGCGGTCTACGACCGGGTGACCCGGGCGGGTGGCACGGCGGTCTTCGGTCCGCACCAGGTGCCCGGCGCGGGCCGACTGGCCTTCGCCTACGACCCGGCGGGCGCCGCCTTCGGGCTCTGGCAGCCCGGCGGCCACCAGGGTGCGGCGATCTACGGGGAGCCGGGCGCGATGTGCTGGCACGACCTGACCACCCCCGAGGCCGACCCGGCGGACGCCTTCTACGCCGAGCTCTTCCCCTACCAGCAGAAGCAGCTCGGCGACGGCCGCGCCTTCGACTACACCGCGTGGAGCGTGCCGGGCTCGGCCGGGCAGCCGATCTGCGGCCGTCGCCGGGCCCAGGTGCCGCAGCCGTACTGGTCCGCCTACTTCGCGGTGCCTGCGGCGGACCACGCGGCCGAGCAGGTGGTGCGCCTTGGCGGCCAGCTGTTGGGCGAGCCCTTCGACTCGCCCTACGGGCGGATGGTGCCGTGCACCGACCCGGGTGGTGCCCGGGTGACCTTCTGTCAGCTCCCGTGA